From Pseudomonadota bacterium, a single genomic window includes:
- a CDS encoding response regulator transcription factor has translation MPRIVLHAADAPSRHRLETWLSREPGFELVGIAADLPALRALVGRNPDTVILAVAPDADFWSWWRSAARSAALVAIQSEGTPEDGLELLHAGARAILPSGADSGVVIAAIKAAGAGLAVLPGPLLAALLEAEPEGADPAFLEGAADHAGLTERERDVLAAMAAGASNKAIARRLGISVHTVKFHVAAILAKLDADSRTEAVAKAAHRGLVML, from the coding sequence TTGCCTAGGATCGTCCTCCATGCCGCCGATGCCCCATCGCGTCACAGGCTCGAGACTTGGCTCAGCCGCGAGCCGGGCTTCGAGCTCGTCGGCATCGCCGCCGACCTGCCGGCGCTCCGAGCGCTGGTCGGGCGGAATCCGGACACGGTCATCCTTGCGGTGGCTCCGGATGCGGATTTCTGGTCCTGGTGGCGATCGGCCGCACGCAGCGCCGCGCTGGTGGCGATCCAAAGCGAGGGCACACCCGAGGATGGTCTCGAGCTCCTCCACGCCGGCGCGCGGGCGATCCTGCCGAGCGGAGCGGATTCGGGCGTCGTCATCGCGGCGATAAAAGCGGCCGGCGCCGGTCTCGCGGTGCTGCCGGGCCCGCTCCTGGCGGCATTGCTCGAGGCCGAGCCTGAAGGGGCCGACCCCGCCTTCCTCGAGGGTGCCGCCGATCACGCGGGGCTGACGGAGCGGGAGCGCGACGTCCTGGCGGCCATGGCCGCTGGCGCCTCCAATAAGGCAATCGCCCGCCGGCTCGGTATCTCCGTCCACACGGTCAAGTTCCACGTCGCCGCCATTCTGGCCAAGCTCGATGCCGACAGCCGCACCGAAGCCGTGGCCAAGGCCGCCCATCGCGGACTGGTGATGCTCTGA